Part of the Geoalkalibacter sp. genome, GTCGACGGCAAGGGGCTCGACGGGAGGCGGCTCATCGGCCCAATGACGGCGCAAAATATCGCAGGCGGTTTCGGGGGTCAGTTTTTCAAACATCCTCTCGCCGCCCTCGGGGCTGAGGATGCGCAACAAGGGACCGCGGCTGCAGGGCCCCATGCACCCCGTGGCGACCAGTTCCAGGTCGACTTCCCCGCTCTTGCGCCGCTCGGCGATCAACGCCTCAAGGGCGCTTTTCACTTTGTCGGCCCCAGCCGACAGGCAGGGCGTGCTGTAGCAAAGAAACAGGCGCAGGGCCTGCTCTTTCTGGCGTTGCCGCTCCTGCTCGGCGAGACTGTGCAACTCTGCCGGATTCATTTGGTGTCCTCCTGGCGTGCCTGAACAAGACGCATTTTTTCCTGTATGGCGGCGAGGGTCGCTTCGGGGGTCTGCTTGCCGAGCACCTCGCCATCGAGCGTCAGCATGGGGGCCAGACTGCAATTGCCGAGACAACGCGCCGCCATCAGGGTCAATTTCCCGTCAGGGGTCGTCTCACCGGCCTTCATGGAAAAAGCCTGTTCAATCCGCGCAACGATTTCGCCTGCGCCCTTGACATAACAGGCGGTGCCCATGCAGACCACGCACACGTGATCACCCTGGGGGTCGAGACTAAAAAAGTTGTAGAAAGTGGCGACCCCGAAAACCCAGCTCGGAGGCAACCGAAGTCGCAGGGAAACATAATCGAGAATCTCCTCGTCGAGATGACCGAAGGTCTCTTGGGCGATGTGCAGCACCTCGATGAGGGCATCCTGCTGATAGTGAAACTTCTTGAGGGACTTCTCAAGGAGTTGCAACCTTGGATTCTCGCCTTGCCGATCCTGATTCGGCCGACCGGCCGCGACAGATGTTGTCATGCGAATTTCCTCGCTGGAATTAGGCCGGGAACTGAAATCTAAATCCCGGATAGACTAAATCGCCCAAAAAAATCCAATATCTGCCCTGCGTCCTTCTCGCGCGGGACAAAACAAGCCGAATGCCATGCAATTTCAGGTCCACCGCGCAAGCTGCTTGGCATTTACCGAAAAACTGCTTTACTTTTAGCTACCGTCGCGTTGATAACGATACCGCAAAAAATCAGATTTTCGCCGGGAGGAGACCACAAATGCCGCGCGCCCTGCTTTTGATGATCTGCTTTTCATTTGTGCTGACGGGGTGCGGGACGCACCTGAGCCGAAGCGTTGCTCCTTCCCAGGGGGACGAATCGTCCCAGGTCCGCAAATCCGTCGATGAACTTTTTGCGTCCTTCCAGGCCAGGGACCTCGACCGCTTCAGCAGTCAGGTCTCGCGGCTCTACTTCAACGACAAGCAGCGACTGGAACTGCGGGTGCGCCGCGACTTCAACGCCCATCAGGATGTGCGCTTCAACTATACCCTGACCGAGATCTCGCCCGACGGACTGGGCCGGGTTTTCGTCACCCTCAACTATGACCGCACCCATTTTTCCCTGGCCGAGGGCCAACAGGTCCGAAAATCCGGGCAGGCGTCCTTCATTTTTTACCGCGAAGAAAACCACTACCGCCTGGTTTACCAGCGGCCGCCGCTTTTCGGGCTGCATTAGAAAACGAAAACGGCGCTCCCGAGCTCAAGAGTCCAGCGGTTGACAACCTCGCGCGAAGTGATTAGCTTGCCTCCACCTTATCTCCCGCCAAGGAGCAAGCGCCCATGAGCGATGAAAAAGACGACATCATCGAGGCGGACGTGGACAGCGAGGGAACCCAGGCCCCTGCCCAGGAGGCGAGCCTGGTGCTGGCCTCCGAAATCCTGCCGCCCACCTTGCCCCTGATTCCCCTGCGGCCGCGACCGGCTTTTCCCGGCATCATCCTGCCCCTGGCGGTGAATGGCGCCGAGCGCGTTCTCTCCATCGAGCAGGCCATGAAGACGCCCCAACACGCCATCGGCCTGATTCTGGTCAAGGATCTCGAAGAGGGCGACAAGCCGGAAAACCTGCACCGCGTGGGGGTTGCCGCGCGCATCCTGAAGATCCTCCATCAGGAGGAGCAGACCGTGCATGTGCTGGTCAACACCCAGGAGCGCTTCGTGCTCGACGAGGTGCATGAGGCGCCCGACGGTGTCCTGCACGGCCGCGTCACTTACCGCTACAGCGCCGAACTGTCCGTCAATCCCGAGCTCAAGGCCTATTCCATGGCCATCATCGGGGCGCTCAAGGAACTGGTGGCGATCAACCCGCTCTATTCCGAGGAAATCAAGATGTTCCTCAACCGCTCCAGTCTCGACGACCCGGGGCGCCTGGCGGATTTCGCCGCCAACCTGACCACCGCCGACGGGCAGGAACTGCAGAAGATTCTGGAAACCTTCGATGTGAAGAAGCGCATCGACCGCGTCCTGGTGCTGCTGAAAAAAGAGCTCGAGGTTTCGCGCATCCAAACCAAGATCACCAAGCAGATCGAGGAGAAGATCAGCAAGCAACAGCGTGAATTCTTCCTGCGTGAGCAGCTCAAGGCCATCAAGAAGGAACTGGGGCTGGAAAAGGAAGGCAAGGCGGCGGAAGTCGAGAAGTTCCAAAAGCGCCTGAAGGATCTCAAGCTCAACGACGAGGCGCAAAAAACCGTCGACGAGGAGTTGGAAAAGCTGCGTCTGCTCGAACCCGCCTCGCCCGAATACACCGTCACGCGCAACTACCTGGAGTGGCTCACGGTGCTGCCCTGGGGCAAATTCAGCAAGGATAGCTATCAGATCGAGCGGGCGCGGCGCATTCTCGACCGCGATCACCACGGCCTTGACGACGTCAAGGAACGCATCCTCGAATTCATCGCCGTGGGCAAGATGAAGGGTGACATTTCCGGCTCGATCCTGTGTCTGGTCGGCCCGCCCGGGGTGGGCAAGACCTCCATCGGCCACAGCGTCGCCGACGCCCTGGGGCGCAAGTTCTTTCGCTTTTCCCTGGGCGGCATGCGTGATGAGGCCGAGATCAAGGGACACCGGCGCACCTACATCGGCGCCATGCCCGGCAAGTTCATTCAGGCCATGAAGAGCGCGGGCACCGCCAACCCGGTGCTCATGCTCGACGAGATCGACAAGATCGGCGCGAGCTTCCAGGGCGATCCGGCCTCGGCGCTGCTCGAAGTGCTCGATCCCGAGCAGAACGCAAGTTTTCGCGACCACTATCTCGATGTGCCCTATGATCTCTCCCATGTGCTCTTCATCGCCACCGCCAACCAGCTCGACACCATCCCGGCGCCGCTGCTCGACCGCATGGAGGTGATTCGCCTCTCGGGCTACATCAAGGAAGAAAAGATCGAGATCGCGCGCCGCTACCTGGTGCCCAAGGCGCTGAAAAACCACGGCCTCGACAAAAATCAGGTGAGCATCAAGCGCGACGCCCTGGAGAAAATCATCGAGGACTACGCGCGCGAGGCCGGGGTGCGCAACCTGGAAAACCGCATCAAGAAGATCATGCGCAAGGCGGCGCGGGAATTCGCCGGAGGGCGCACGGATAAAATCACCGTCGGAGCCCGCGAGGTGCAAACCTATCTCGGCAAGCCCGTCTTCACCGCCGACGAAGTGTTCGCCGGTGTGCCCGGCGTGGTCACGGGCCTGGCCTGGACCAGCCTGGGCGGCGCCACCCTGCAGATCGAGGCGACGGCGGTGCCCAGCCAGAACAAGGGGTTCAAGCAAACCGGCCAACTGGGCGCGGTCATGGTCGAGAGTTCGGAAATCGCCTATTCCTACACCATGGCGCATCTGGCCGAATACGGCGCGCCGAGCGATTTCTTCGACAAGCATTTCGTGCACCTGCACGTGCCGGCCGGCGCCACGCCCAAGGATGGTCCCTCGGCCGGCGTCACCATGACCACGGCGCTTTTGTCGATGATTTCCGGCCGACCGGTCATTGAAAAACTCGGCATGACCGGCGAACTGACCCTCACCGGCCGCGTGCTGCCCATCGGCGGAGTCAAGGAAAAGACCATCGCCGCGCGCCGCGCCGGGCTCACCACCCTGATTTTTCCCGAGGGCAACCGCAAGGACTACGAAGAACTGCCGGATTACTTGAGAGAAGGCTTGACGGTGCACTTCGCTCGGGAGTACAACGACGTCTACCGCGTGGCCTTCGGGCTAACCGACAGGATCAAGAAAAACACAAAGGTTCAAAAGAACACCTGAAAGCCCCTTTTACCGCAGAGCGCACAGAGAACGCGGAGGAAAGGCATAGGCTAATCCTTATGGTTTTTCTCTGCGTTCTCGGCGGACTCAGCGGTATATAATTATTTTTTCCAAGGAGCTCCATCAAAATGACCGTCGCCGAACTCCAGCAGGCCGTCCTGGCCTTGAGCCGCGAGGAAAAACAGCAACTGCTGCTCGCCACCCTGCCCCAGATGTCCAAGGAGGTCATGCAGGACCGCTCCTTTCTCATGCAGTTGCTGCCCGTGTTCATGAACCTGATCAAGGACAGCGGCATCGACCTGCAGCAGCTCGTGCAGTTCGCCATGATGATGAACGGCGGCCAGCCGCCGCGCCAGCCCTGATTCCCACCCGCAAGAGGTTTACATTCATGCGCATTCTCAGCGGCATTCAGCCCTCGGGCAGCCTGCACCTCGGCAACTACTTCGGCATGATGAAGAAGATGATCGAGTACCAGGAGCAGGAAGACCTTTTCTGCTTCATCGCCAACTACCATGCCATGACCTCCGTCAGCGACGGCAAGGTGCTGGCTCGCGGCACCCTGGAAGCCGCGGCCAACTTCCTCGCCCTGGGCATGGATCCGGAACGCAGCACCTTCTGGGTGCAGTCCGACGTGCAGGAAGTGCAGGAGCTCACCTGGGCCCTGTCCAACTTCACGCCCATGGGTCTGCTCGAGCGCTGCCACAGCTACAAGGACAAGGTCGCCAAGGGCATCGCCGCCAACCACGGCCTGTTCGCCTACCCGGTGCTGATGACCGCCGACATCCTGCTGTTCCAGAGCGATCGGGTGCCGGTGGGCAAGGACCAGAAACAGCACGTCGAGGTGGCGCGCGACATCGCGCTCAAGTTCAACAACCACTACGGTGAAATCTTCACCATTCCCGAGGCCGAGATCGATGATGAGGTCGCAACCGTACCCGGCATCGACGGCCAGAAAATGAGCAAGAGCTACGGCAACACCATTGATCTGTTTCAGGACGAAAAGGCCCTGCGCAAGCAGATCATGCGCATCGTCACCGATTCGACCCCCGTGGAAGAGCCCAAGGATCCGGACAAATGCAATGTCTTCCAGATCTATCGCCTGTTTCTCGACAAGGACCGGCAGCAGGCCTTGCGGCGGCGCTATGAAGCGGGCGGCATGGGTTACGGCGAGGTCAAGCAGGAGTTGTTCGAAACGGTGCGCGATTTCTTCGCGCCCTATGCCGAGCGGCGCCGCGAACTGCTCGCCGATCTCGACGGCCTGCGCGCCGTTCTGGCGCGGGGTGCCGAAAAAGCGCGCGATGCCGGAGCCCCGACGCTGCGCAAGGTGAGAAAAAAGACCGGGCTGGCGTATTGAAGGAGAGGATCGCCGAGGACGAAGTTTCGTTATGCTATAGTAACACTAGGTTGTTCCTTCGCCCGCAAATCGTCCCGGGAGGTTTTCCATGAGTGTCTACCGTCGCTGGTTCTGCAGTTGCAGTGGCAAGCCCGAGGAACTCATCTACGATCAGGTTCTCGAAGAGGAAGTCCCGGGCGAGCCGGTCTGCGAACGATGCGGGGCCGGCCCTTCCTCCGATCCCAAACGCACGATTTCCTTTCGCGACGAAGAGGAGTTCAACGAGTAACCTCGCCCTCATCAGCGCGCGTGAAGAGGACAAAAGCCATGGCGGGGCGACGACTACCCTCGCGCGAAACGAACTGAACCGCGTCGAACGTCCAGCCTTGCGCGGTCCATGCGTTGAGGATCTGTTCCAGGGATTCATCCGTCACGGTGCTTGTTTCAACCACCTTGTAGCGTAGCACGCCTCTGCCTCCTGCCGCCTTCAACTCGTCGATTTTATTGCTCATGCCCGCCGTTTTCCGAACCGAAATTCGGCGGAAACCGTCCGCTCATTTCGCCATTTCAGAATTTGTTTCCATCCATCAAAATCATTTTTTACCAGAAGTTGAAACATTTTTTTGAATTTTTTGTGAATTTCCATAACGCATGGAATTTTTTGCGAATTATTTGGCACAGCACCGGTTTCACCCTGCGAAACGCTGATTTTCATGCAAGATTAGTGTTGACACAATTTTAGAACGGCGTATCATGTCTACGGAATTTTTCCCCAATATATGGTTCTTTATGCGCTCCTTGAGGGCGCATTTCTGGTAATAAATTAAATATCGGTTTATTGCCTCGAACTTTCCGAAACAGGCACCCATCCCGGCAAAGGAGGTGAATCCGAGCATCACAGGTTCCACAGCCCATTTTTTCTTTGAGGCAGCGGGCCTCCCTCCCTCAGGAGACCGCCACTCATGTTCACTGTAGTTCTAGTTTGCCATTACCCCGTGCCATTTATTTGCAGGAGAGAGAGTTCCCCATTTCAACCAAAGGAGCAACGCTTTATGGGACACGGACCCGCAGTCAAACTCGGCAAGGATAACGCCGCCGGGTACAAGACCAAAATCGGCATCAGCATGTTTGTCGTCTACACCCTCATTTATTTCCTCTTCGTGGTCATCAACATCGCCAGTCCCGAAGCCATGCAGGTCCAGGTGATCGGTCTGAATCTGGCGGTCGTGTACGGCATGGGGCTGATCATCTTTGCGTTCCTGCTGGCCCTGGTCTACAACCATTTCTGCACCCAGGCAGAAAATCGGCTGAACAAATAAGGGGGAGATGACCAATGATCTACGCACAATCACCGTTGGCCATCGGCCTTTTCTGCGCGTTCGTCCTGCTGGTGCTCGGCTTGTCCTTCTACCTCGGGCGCCGCACCACATCCTCCTCGGGTTACTATGCCGCGGGCGGCAACGTTCACTGGTTCACCAACGGCATCGCCTTCGCCGGTGACTATCTTTCCGCCGCGTCCTTCCTCGGCATCTGCGGCATGATCGCCACCGCCGGCTATGACGGCTGGATGTATTCCGTCGGCTACCTGGCGGGCTGGATGGTCGCCCTGTTCCTGGTCGCCGAGCCCATGAAGCGCCTCGGCAAGTACACCTTCACCGACGCCCTCGACTCGAAATTCAATTCCAAGAGCATCCAGTTGATGGCCGCCATCAGCACCCTGGTGGTCTCGGTATTCTACCTGATTCCGCAGATGGTGGGCGCCGGCACCCTGGTCACCCCGCTGCTCGGCCTGCCCCATTACGCGGGCGTCATCATCGTCGGCGTGGTCGTGACCATCATCGTCGCCACCGCCGGCATGGCCTCCACCACCATGGTGCAGTTCCTCAAGGGCGGCATGCTGCTGATCTTCTCCACCATCCTGGTGATCGCCGTGCTGACCCGCGGTCTGTCCACCACTCCGGAAAACGACGGCAAGGCCTATCACAACTTCGTGACCCTGCAGGGCAGCGTGGCCGCCGACGGCAGCCTGATGCTGAGCGACCCCGCCTATGCCGTTCCCGCCGACTGGCGCGACTCGGCCTTTGCGGAAGCGGGCATGGTCAAGCTGAGCAAGGACGGCATCGACAGCATCTGGCATCTGCAGGCCGACGGCCAGGGCGGTTATCTGCTGGAAGAAACCCTCTACCAGGTGACGCTCGCCGACGGCTCCCGCCTCTACAACGGTGCTCCCGCGACCGAGGGCCGCTTCTTTCCCGTCGGCCACATGAAGGAAATCAACCTGGGCGGCGAAACCGTGCTGCAGACCGGCGCCATCGGCCCCCTGGCCTTCCTGCGCACCATCCAGGACAGCAGCGTGGTGCTCTGGGGCACCAAGCACGTGCGCCTGGGTGACGATTATTACACCGTGTACTACCAGAAGCCGACTCCCGGCACCCAGATTCTGCGTCCGGGTCTGAAATTCAAGGTCGACAACGCCACGGGCGCCGAGAAGTTCAACTTCTTCTCCCTGATGCTCGCCCTGTTCTGCGGCACCGCGGCCCTGCCCCACATTCTGATCCGCTACTACACCGTGCCCAGCCAGGCCGCGGCGCGTAAATCGACTCTGGTGGCCATCGCCGCCATCGGCTTCTTCTACATCCTCACCCTGTTCATGGGTCTGGGCGCCATGACCAACGGCGTCATCAACATCATGGACAACAACATGTCGGCGCCGCTGCTCGCGCTGTCCTTCGGCGTCATCCTCTTCGCCATCATCTCCTCCATCGCCTTCGCCACGGTGCTCGGTACCGTGTCGGGTCTGATCGTGGCGGCGTCGGGCGCGGTGGCTCACGACCTGATGGACAACTTCTTCGGCATGAAGATGCAGGACAAGAACAAGGTGCTCGCCGGCAAGATCTCGGCCGTGGTGGTCGGCTTCATCGCCATCTATCTGGGCATCGTCTTCGAGGGCATGAACGTGAGCTTCCTCGTCGGCTGGGCCTTCGCCATCGCGGCCTCGGCCAACCTGCCCGCCATCATCATGCTGCTGTTCTGGAAGCGCACCACCGCCCAGGGCGTGGCCGCCTCCATCGGCGTGGGCATCGTTTCGGCCCTGGGCCTGATCCTGCTCTCGCCCGACATGTACGTGCGCTACGGCCTGCTGCCCAGCGACGCGCCCATCTCCTTCAACAGCCCGGCGGCCATCTCCATTCCCCTGAGCTTCCTTGCCCTGGTGCTGGTCTCCCTGGTCACCAAGCGCGTGGAAGTGCCGGATGAGGCCGCGGAGAGCGCCCGCGCCTGAGACGCCGGAGCAAGACCCTTGTCTGAAATTTCATCCTGATGGCATGATGTGGGCCGCCCCTGCCGGGCGGCCCATCCTTTTTCCCGGGAGAGAGTGCCCCTCATGGTTCGTTTTCGTGTCACCCTCATCGTCGTCAGCCTGGTGCTGCTGTTCCTCGGCTACCAGGACGCAGGCCAGACCCTGCGCAACCCCGAGCCCCTGAGCATCGAGCTCTCCACCCTGCTGCGCGAGGGCGCGCCGCGCGAGTGGTTGCACGTCACCGGCGGCTATCAGAATCTCGATGCGGCCATCTCCACCTCGGGACAGGCCGAGCGCTTCACCGCCCTGCTCATCCCCTTGGTGACCGACCCCGACGAGAACCTGTTTCAGGTGCTGGTGGAAACACGCGATCCCGGATTGCTCGATCTGCTGTATCGCTATCATTTCGGCTTCGACAATGTGTTTGCCCAGGAGCGCTTCCGCGAGGAACAATCTCAAGCATTTCGCGCACCGCGCGAAGTCACGGGAATGGTGGTCACCGGAACGATCGCCGAGAGCAACCGCTCCAAGCTGCTGGAACTCGCCCAGGCCACCGGGCTCAACGTCGCCGAGAACGTGATCTTCATCAGCGAGGGGAAAACGCCCGCGCAATATCGAGGCTTTTTCTTCCTGGCCATGGGTCTCGCCGGATTGGTCAAGGGCATTCTCATGTTTCGCGCGCCCGGCACCAAGCCCCAGGCCCCTCGTCACCCCTGATCCGCCGCCGCCTTTTTCCCAAACAGTGCAAGCCGTACCCCGCGCGCCCGCCCTTGCCCCGAGGCGTGCGAATTTTCCTTGACCTCTG contains:
- a CDS encoding DUF4177 domain-containing protein encodes the protein MSNKIDELKAAGGRGVLRYKVVETSTVTDESLEQILNAWTAQGWTFDAVQFVSREGSRRPAMAFVLFTRADEGEVTR
- the lon gene encoding endopeptidase La, which codes for MSDEKDDIIEADVDSEGTQAPAQEASLVLASEILPPTLPLIPLRPRPAFPGIILPLAVNGAERVLSIEQAMKTPQHAIGLILVKDLEEGDKPENLHRVGVAARILKILHQEEQTVHVLVNTQERFVLDEVHEAPDGVLHGRVTYRYSAELSVNPELKAYSMAIIGALKELVAINPLYSEEIKMFLNRSSLDDPGRLADFAANLTTADGQELQKILETFDVKKRIDRVLVLLKKELEVSRIQTKITKQIEEKISKQQREFFLREQLKAIKKELGLEKEGKAAEVEKFQKRLKDLKLNDEAQKTVDEELEKLRLLEPASPEYTVTRNYLEWLTVLPWGKFSKDSYQIERARRILDRDHHGLDDVKERILEFIAVGKMKGDISGSILCLVGPPGVGKTSIGHSVADALGRKFFRFSLGGMRDEAEIKGHRRTYIGAMPGKFIQAMKSAGTANPVLMLDEIDKIGASFQGDPASALLEVLDPEQNASFRDHYLDVPYDLSHVLFIATANQLDTIPAPLLDRMEVIRLSGYIKEEKIEIARRYLVPKALKNHGLDKNQVSIKRDALEKIIEDYAREAGVRNLENRIKKIMRKAAREFAGGRTDKITVGAREVQTYLGKPVFTADEVFAGVPGVVTGLAWTSLGGATLQIEATAVPSQNKGFKQTGQLGAVMVESSEIAYSYTMAHLAEYGAPSDFFDKHFVHLHVPAGATPKDGPSAGVTMTTALLSMISGRPVIEKLGMTGELTLTGRVLPIGGVKEKTIAARRAGLTTLIFPEGNRKDYEELPDYLREGLTVHFAREYNDVYRVAFGLTDRIKKNTKVQKNT
- the hoxE gene encoding bidirectional hydrogenase complex protein HoxE; this translates as MTTSVAAGRPNQDRQGENPRLQLLEKSLKKFHYQQDALIEVLHIAQETFGHLDEEILDYVSLRLRLPPSWVFGVATFYNFFSLDPQGDHVCVVCMGTACYVKGAGEIVARIEQAFSMKAGETTPDGKLTLMAARCLGNCSLAPMLTLDGEVLGKQTPEATLAAIQEKMRLVQARQEDTK
- a CDS encoding sodium/solute symporter, producing MIYAQSPLAIGLFCAFVLLVLGLSFYLGRRTTSSSGYYAAGGNVHWFTNGIAFAGDYLSAASFLGICGMIATAGYDGWMYSVGYLAGWMVALFLVAEPMKRLGKYTFTDALDSKFNSKSIQLMAAISTLVVSVFYLIPQMVGAGTLVTPLLGLPHYAGVIIVGVVVTIIVATAGMASTTMVQFLKGGMLLIFSTILVIAVLTRGLSTTPENDGKAYHNFVTLQGSVAADGSLMLSDPAYAVPADWRDSAFAEAGMVKLSKDGIDSIWHLQADGQGGYLLEETLYQVTLADGSRLYNGAPATEGRFFPVGHMKEINLGGETVLQTGAIGPLAFLRTIQDSSVVLWGTKHVRLGDDYYTVYYQKPTPGTQILRPGLKFKVDNATGAEKFNFFSLMLALFCGTAALPHILIRYYTVPSQAAARKSTLVAIAAIGFFYILTLFMGLGAMTNGVINIMDNNMSAPLLALSFGVILFAIISSIAFATVLGTVSGLIVAASGAVAHDLMDNFFGMKMQDKNKVLAGKISAVVVGFIAIYLGIVFEGMNVSFLVGWAFAIAASANLPAIIMLLFWKRTTAQGVAASIGVGIVSALGLILLSPDMYVRYGLLPSDAPISFNSPAAISIPLSFLALVLVSLVTKRVEVPDEAAESARA
- the trpS gene encoding tryptophan--tRNA ligase, whose protein sequence is MRILSGIQPSGSLHLGNYFGMMKKMIEYQEQEDLFCFIANYHAMTSVSDGKVLARGTLEAAANFLALGMDPERSTFWVQSDVQEVQELTWALSNFTPMGLLERCHSYKDKVAKGIAANHGLFAYPVLMTADILLFQSDRVPVGKDQKQHVEVARDIALKFNNHYGEIFTIPEAEIDDEVATVPGIDGQKMSKSYGNTIDLFQDEKALRKQIMRIVTDSTPVEEPKDPDKCNVFQIYRLFLDKDRQQALRRRYEAGGMGYGEVKQELFETVRDFFAPYAERRRELLADLDGLRAVLARGAEKARDAGAPTLRKVRKKTGLAY
- a CDS encoding DUF485 domain-containing protein, yielding MGHGPAVKLGKDNAAGYKTKIGISMFVVYTLIYFLFVVINIASPEAMQVQVIGLNLAVVYGMGLIIFAFLLALVYNHFCTQAENRLNK